In Oryza sativa Japonica Group chromosome 1, ASM3414082v1, the genomic stretch ttttccggttgaaggatgaaaatcggattcgttgacaagttaagggacctcagacgAACTTATTCCTATCCGAAATTTCTCTCTTTGTTGTATGTTACTAGTAGGTTGGATGAATATTGGTAAGAGAGGAGACCCATATTTCTCACCTACTACTTTCGCTGGCCGGTTATACGAAACAACATTGGTGCGCTGCCTGCGCTGCTTCTAGGGAAACACTTGACGAAAATGATTGGTAAAAGTATGGGCAACCTTCTCCCTAGTTTGCACCAACAGCAAGACGAAAGGAAAAACAGAGACTTATATCAAGATGATACACGCACTGAATTTTCTGCGCCGAAACCAGTCCGCGATAGTCCAATACCGAGGACGCTCCTCGCTTTCTGTTGCAAtgtttgccaaaaaaaaaaaaagagaagagagcaCCAAACACAATTTGTTTATCTACTGGAGTGAACAACAGAACAACGTCGCTAAATTTCTTGTTAGGAAGAATGGCCAAGAAGGCAAGAAGTATGAACAAGAGCAATGAATTTTATTTCCCCTTGTTGAATTCAAAAACTTGAGAGACTTAAACTTGGGCCGACAAGGGAAGCAACGCCACACGGCTCGTGTGAagtgcacatatatatacacgatGGCGCCAAACACATTTCTCAACTCACCAGGCGCACCGCACCATTTCTAAATCACATAGTGCTAAACCCGCCCCCTCTTAATTATATCTCCACTTAGCAAGGTGTGTGGTTGCGAGCTTAAAACGCACCCACGCAGGGCCATGGCGACCGATGGCGGCGTGTTGCAGCTGCACCCCTACGCCATGGCCGCGGCTGCCGTGGCATTGGCTTCGGCGTACATGGTGTGGTTCTGGGCGCTGTCGCGGCGGCTGTCCGGGCCACGGATGTGGCCGCTCGTCGGCAGCCTACCCAGCGTCGTGCTGAACCGGGCGCGGGTGCACGACTGGATCGCCGACAACCTGCGCGCCACGGGTGACGCCGCGACGTACCAGACGTGCATCCTGCCTCTGCCATTCCtggcgcggcggcaggggctGGTGACGGTGACGTGCAACCCGCGGAACCTTGAGCACATCCTGCGCGCGCGCTTCGACAACTACCCCAAGGGCCCCATGTGGCAGGCATCGTtccacgacctcctcggccAGGGCATCTTCAACTCCGACGGCGAGACGTGGCTGATCCAGCGAAAGACGGCAGCCCTCGAGTTCACCACCCGGACGTTGCGCCAGGCCATGGCACGCTGGGCCAACCGCTCCATCAAGTACCGCCTGTGGCGTATCCTCGACGACCACTGCAACGCGGCCGCAAGCGTGGACCTCCAGGACCTCCTCCTGCGCCTCACCTTCGATAACATCTGCGGCCTCACCTTCGGCAAGGACCCAGAGACGCTGTCCCCCGGCTTGCCGGAGAACCCCTTCGCCAACGCTTTTGACGAGGCCACCGAGGCGACGATGCAGAGGTTCCTGTTCCCGAGCTTGTTGTGGCGCATCAAGAAGGCGTTCGGTGTCGGCAGCGAGCGGAGCCTCCGCGACAGCCTCGCCGTGGTGGACCGTCACATGACGGAGACCATCGCGGCACGCAAGGCGACGCCGTCGGACGACCTGCTGTCCCGGTTCATGAAGAAGCGCGACAGCAAGGGCAAAGCGTTCCCGGAGGACGTGCTCCAGTGGATCGCGCTCAACTTCGTGCTCGCCGGGCGCGACACGTCGTCCGTCGCGCTCAGCTGGTTCTTCTGGACTCTCATGCAGAGGCGGGACGTGGAGCGCAAGGTGGTCCTCGAGATCGCCTCCGTTCTCAGGGAGACGCGCGGGGACGACACGGCGAGGTGGACGGAGGAGCCTCTAAACTTCGACGAGCTGGAGCGACTGGTGTACCTCAAGGCGGCATTGACGGAGACGCTGCGGCTGTACCCGTCTGTGCCGCAGGATTCCAAGTACGTCGTGGCGGACGACGTGCTGCCCGACGGCACAGTGGTGCCGGCCGGCTCGGCGATCACCTACTCCATCTACTCAGTGGGAAGAATGGAGAGCATATGGGGGAAGGACTGCGCAGAGTTCCGGCCGGAGCGGTGGCTATCGGCCGACGGCAGCCGCTTCGAGCCTGTCAAGGACGCGTACCGCTTCGTGGCGTTCAACGGCGGGCCGCGAACGTGCCTCGGCAAGGACCTGGCCTACCTGCAGATGAAATCCATCGCGTCCGCCGTGCTGCTGCGCAACTCGGTGGAGCTCGTGCCGGGGCACAAGGTGGAGCAGAAGATGTCGCTGACGCTTTTCATGAAGAATGGACTGCGAGTGCACGTCAAGCCGAGGGACATTGCCAGCTACGTCGAGCCGTcggagccggcgccgccgcagggcTCCCTCGTGATACCGACTACCACCGCAGCCGCTGCGTAGCCCAGCGTACGCGCCCACATGAATTGCGTCTGATTCCTGCTGCCTGGTGAGGTTGTCCTGCTTGTGCCAAAATGAttgtctttttccttttcacaaTTCTCCTGCACTAGAGATCGAATTTCCTTGCGTACAATTAGGATTGTTCGTGCCTGGGGTCATATTGGTTGTATGGATACCGACGTGTGTGATAGTGTGATCAGGGTGAGGGTGGTGTACTTTTGTTGggatctattatattattaaaacaacttTGTGGGgactagaaattcccacattaatcagagaaaaagaaaaaaaagaaaaggagagtccaagtagaaaatacaatctaaaaatagctgaaattcggaattaaaaataagcaatattaaaaaaagtttccatataagaacccaatacgagattaatcaaaattcgaaataaaaataaaataaaatccaaaattaggaaaaaaagagagtccaagtagaaatacaatttaaaaatagatgaaattcggaattaaaaataagcaatattgaaagaagtttccatgtaagaacccaatacgagattaatcaaaattcaaaataaaaataaaataaaatccaaaattagaaaaggaagggagagtccaagtaggaatacaatttaaaaatagctgaaattcggaattaaaaacaagcaatattgaaagaattttccatataagaacccaatacaagattaatcaaaattggaaataaaaataaaataaaatctaaaattagaaaaggaaatgagagtccaagtaggaatacaatttaaaaatagctgaaattcgttattaaaaataaggaacattaaaagaagagttcatataagaacccaatacacgagattaattaaaatttggaataaaaataaattaagtaacaggcctataaatgagtagagtggtggcggttgatacgacatataaaaattgttaataaaacatcaaatagaatCCTACTGACGATTAAAAAGGAGGGAcgtcaggcaggccgtgaagtgtcacgccccgaactagtcccgaccggaactagcccgtgacgctccaaattaacctgttaatcgataccagtcctagGAAACAGTgttggtatcacagggagacagagtatcacagcaacagaggtctctttattatagagtagaagtacagtcatgttgggctgcgggcagatcccgagctcacaactgcattacaaaaggaaagcggaagccaggacttggaccaatcatcacaggtgcgacttgggaactaggccgaaaccctaaaactcatcgtagccggc encodes the following:
- the LOC4324825 gene encoding cytochrome P450 86A1, producing the protein MATDGGVLQLHPYAMAAAAVALASAYMVWFWALSRRLSGPRMWPLVGSLPSVVLNRARVHDWIADNLRATGDAATYQTCILPLPFLARRQGLVTVTCNPRNLEHILRARFDNYPKGPMWQASFHDLLGQGIFNSDGETWLIQRKTAALEFTTRTLRQAMARWANRSIKYRLWRILDDHCNAAASVDLQDLLLRLTFDNICGLTFGKDPETLSPGLPENPFANAFDEATEATMQRFLFPSLLWRIKKAFGVGSERSLRDSLAVVDRHMTETIAARKATPSDDLLSRFMKKRDSKGKAFPEDVLQWIALNFVLAGRDTSSVALSWFFWTLMQRRDVERKVVLEIASVLRETRGDDTARWTEEPLNFDELERLVYLKAALTETLRLYPSVPQDSKYVVADDVLPDGTVVPAGSAITYSIYSVGRMESIWGKDCAEFRPERWLSADGSRFEPVKDAYRFVAFNGGPRTCLGKDLAYLQMKSIASAVLLRNSVELVPGHKVEQKMSLTLFMKNGLRVHVKPRDIASYVEPSEPAPPQGSLVIPTTTAAAA